The Streptomyces achromogenes DNA segment GGGAGGGCAGGGCGCCCGCCACGGTCAGCTCGGCCGTGCCCGTGAGCAGGTCGGCCGTGCGGGCGGCGAGCGTGCCCCGGGCAGGGGCCAGCCGGCGCTCCGCGCGGCGCGCCACCGCGCCGGTGACCAGCGGGACCCCCACCCCGGCCGCCAGCAGCCCGGCGGCGAGGACGGCCCCGGCCTCCGGCAGCAGCCACGCCGTGAAGGCGACGGACCCCGTCGACACGACGACGGCGGCGCCGACGGGCAGCAGCCAGCGCAGCCAGTAGTCCTGGAGGGCGTCCACGTCGGCGACGAGTCGCGACAGCAGGTCGCCGCGGCGCGTCGTGCGCAGCCCGGCGGGCGCCAGCCGCTCCAGCCGCCTGTAGACGGCCACCCGGGTGTCGGCCAGCATCCGCAGCACGGCGTCGTGCGACACGAGCCGCTCGGCGTACCGGAAGACCGCCCGCCCGATACCGAAGGCGCGGGTCGCCGTCACGGCCACCATCAGGTACAGCACGGGCGGCTGCTGCGAAGCCCGTGAGATGAGCCAGCCGGACGTGGCCATGAGGCCCACCGCGCTGCCGAGAGCCAGGCTGCCCAGCAGCAGCGCGAGGGCGAGCCGCCCGCGCCTCGCCCCGGCCATGGCACGAACCCGGGCGAGGACGCCGCCGCCGTTCCCGCCGCCGCTCCTGCCGCAGTTCCCGCCATCGCTCCCGTCGCCGTTCCCGCCGCAGTTCCCGTCGCGGTGCGTCCCGAGCGGACCCGGGACGGCCGCGACCGCCGTCTCCGCCGAAGGGGCTTGATCGTCCGCGAGGGCGGTCTTCAGGGAATGGCGCGCCACCTCCCCGGCCGCCGCGTCCGGCCCGGCTCCGGGGCCGGCCTCGGTCTCGGTCTCGGCTGTGATGTCGGCCCCGCCTCCGGCCGGCTCCAGCCGCACCACACGGTCCGCCACCGCGAGCAGCGCGGGCCGGTGCACGACCAGCAGCACCGTCCGGTCGGCCGCCAGCCGCCGCACGGCCGCCACGACCTCCGCCTCGGTCTCCCCGTCGAGCGCCGCTGTCGGCTCGTCCAGCAACAGCACAGGTCGGTCCGCGAGGAACGCCCGGGCCAGCGCGAGCCGCTGCCGCTGCCCGGCGGACAGCCCGGCGCCGTCCTCACCGAGCACGGTGCCGGCCCCCGCGGGCAGGGCGTCGACGAACTCCCGCGCCCCCGCGTCCGCCAGCGCCCGCTGCACGTCCGCGTCGTCGGCACCGGGACGCGCCAGCCGGACGTTCTCGGCGATCGTCCCTGCGAAAAGGTGCGGGCGCTGGGGCACCCAGGCGATCCGCGACCGCCACTGCTCCAGGTCGGCCTCTGCCAGGTCGACTCCCCCGGCGAGTACGCGGCCCTCGGCCGGCCGCACGAAACCTAGCAGCGTGTTCAGCAGGGTCGACTTGCCCGCGCCGCTCGGACCGACGAGCGCGACGGTCTCACCGGGCCGGACGGTGAAGGACGCGTGCGAGACGGCGTCGGTGGTCCGCCCGGGGTAGCGGACGCTCACCTCCTCGAAGGCCAGGCCGCCTCCGGTCACCGCGCCCGTGCCCGCCGCCGGCACCGCCGTCTCCAGTACCTCGAAGATCTCCTCGGCGGCCGCGAGGCCCTCGGCCGCCGCGTGGTACTGCGCTCCGACCTGCCGCAGCGGGAGATACGCCTCGGGGGCGAGCACGAGGATCACCAGCCCGACGTACAGGTCCATCTCACCGTGCACGAGCCGCATGCCGATCGTCACGGCGACCAGGGCCACGGAGAGCGTCGACAGCAACTCCAGCGCGAACGACGAGATGAAGGCGATCCGCAGCGTCCGCATGGTCGCCTGCCGGTACTCACCGGTGATGCGGCGGATCGACTCGGCCTGTGCCTTGGCCCGCCCGAACACCTTCAGCGTGGGCAGGCCGGCGACGACGTCCAGGAAATGTCCCGACAGTCGGGACAGCAGCCGCCACTGCCGGTCCATCCGCGACTGCGTGGCCCAGCCGATCAGCATCATGAAGACCGGGATCAGCGGCAGGGTCCCGACGATGATCGCGGCGGACACCCAGTCCTCGGTCACGATCCGCGCGAGCACCGCGACCGGCACGACCACCGCGAGACCCAACTGCGGCAGATAGCGCGAGAAGTAGTCGTCGAGAGCGTCCACGCCACGCGTGGCGAGGGCGACCAAGGACCCCGTGCGCTGCCCGGTGAGCCAGCCGGGTCCCAAGGCGGTGGCCCGCTCCAGCAGCCGACCTCGCAGCTCGGACTTCACGGCGGCGCTGGCGCGGTGCGCGGCGAGTTCGGTGAGCCAGGCGACCAGCGCACGGCCTGCCGCCACCGCCACCAACAGCACCAGCGGGGTGCGCAGTTCGGCGACCGCCATACCGTGCTGGAAGGCGCCGACCACCGCCTCGGCAATCAGCATCGCCTGCGCGATGACCAGCGCCGCCCCGACAGCGCCCAAGACGACGACCGCCACCAGGAAGAGGCGGGTGGCCCGGGCGTATCGCAGGAGACGCGGGTCGATCGGTTTCACGTGAAACACCCTCTCCTCGACGGATGCGTTTCACGTGAAACACACCCTCAGTCCTCGGACTCAGTGCACCGGCTCGGCGAGGTGCTGGGTGCCGATCCGCTTGCGGAACACCCAGTACGTCCAGCCCTGGTAGAGCAGGACGAGCGGGGTGGCGACGCCTGCGCACCAGGTCATGATCTTCAGGGTGTACGGACTTGACGAGGCGTTGGTCACCGTCAGGCTCCAGTCCTCGTTGAGCGAGGACGGCATGACGTTCGGGAAGAGCGACAGGAAGAGCATCGCCACGGCGGCCACGATGGTCACGCCGGAGAGGGCGAACGACCAGCCCTCCCGCCCCGCCTGGTTCGCCACGAGGGCCGCGGTCAGCGCGGCGACCGCCACGACGAGGGCTACCAGGCTCTTGGCGTCACCGCTGTCGATCTGCGTCCAGGCCAGGAAGACCAGCGCGAGGACGGCGGTCACCACTCCGACCTTCGACGCCAGCTTCCGGGCCCGCTCCCGGATGTCGCCCACCGTCTTGAGGGCGGTGAACACCGCCCCGTGGAAGGTGAACAGCGTCAGCGTCACCAGCCCGCCGAGCAGCGCGTACGGGTTGAGCAGGTCCCAGAAGCCGCCCACGTACTCGAAGTTCCGGTCGATCTTGACGCCTCCCACGATGTTGCCGAAGGCAACACCCCACAGGAACGCCGGGAGGAGCGAGGTCCAGAAGATCGCGGTCTCCCAGTTGCGCTGCCAGTTCTCCTCGGGCCGCTTGGCCCGGTACTCGAAGGCGACACCGCGCACGATCAGGCAGACCAGGATGAGCAGCAGGGGCAGGTAGAAGCCGGAGAAGAGCGTGGCGTACCACTCGGGAAAGGCGGCGAACGTCGCGCCGCCCGCCGTCAGCAGCCACACCTCGTTGCCGTCCCAGACCGGCCCGATGGTGTTGATGAGCACCCTCCGCTCGGGCCGGTCGCGGGCGAGCAGCCTGGTGAGGATCCCGACCCCGAAGTCGAAGCCCTCCAGGAAGAAGTAGCCGGTCCACAGGACGGCGATGAGGACGAACCAGACGTCGTGCAGTTCCATGACTGTGCAGCTCCCTCGGCCTAGTAGGAGAAGGCCATCGGCTTGTCGGCGTCCTGGGGGTCGCCGCCGATCTTCGTGGGCGGGTTGAGGTCGGCCTCGGTGAGCTCGGGCGGGCCGGCCTTCACGTACTTGGCCAGCAGCTTGACCTCGACGACGGCGAGGACGGCGTACAGCGCGGTGAAGACGGTCATCGAGAGGAGGACCTCGCCCTGGGAGACTCCGGGGGAGACCGCGTCCCGGGTCTGCAGGACGCCGTAGACCACCCAGGGCTGGCGTCCCATCTCGGTGAAGATCCAGCCCCAGGAGTTGGCGATCAGCGGGAAGCCCAGGGTCCAGATCGCCACCAGCCAGTAGAGCCTGGTGAGCTTGGGGCCGAGCGCCTTCTTCCGGAACAGCACCACGTGCGGCACCTCGTCCTCGCCGACCCTCAGGTGCTGCGGCAGCAGGAACTTGCGGCGGGTGAGCCAGAGCCCGGCCAGCCCGATGGTGAAGGAGGCCATGCCGAAGCCGATCATCCA contains these protein-coding regions:
- the cydD gene encoding thiol reductant ABC exporter subunit CydD; amino-acid sequence: MKPIDPRLLRYARATRLFLVAVVVLGAVGAALVIAQAMLIAEAVVGAFQHGMAVAELRTPLVLLVAVAAGRALVAWLTELAAHRASAAVKSELRGRLLERATALGPGWLTGQRTGSLVALATRGVDALDDYFSRYLPQLGLAVVVPVAVLARIVTEDWVSAAIIVGTLPLIPVFMMLIGWATQSRMDRQWRLLSRLSGHFLDVVAGLPTLKVFGRAKAQAESIRRITGEYRQATMRTLRIAFISSFALELLSTLSVALVAVTIGMRLVHGEMDLYVGLVILVLAPEAYLPLRQVGAQYHAAAEGLAAAEEIFEVLETAVPAAGTGAVTGGGLAFEEVSVRYPGRTTDAVSHASFTVRPGETVALVGPSGAGKSTLLNTLLGFVRPAEGRVLAGGVDLAEADLEQWRSRIAWVPQRPHLFAGTIAENVRLARPGADDADVQRALADAGAREFVDALPAGAGTVLGEDGAGLSAGQRQRLALARAFLADRPVLLLDEPTAALDGETEAEVVAAVRRLAADRTVLLVVHRPALLAVADRVVRLEPAGGGADITAETETEAGPGAGPDAAAGEVARHSLKTALADDQAPSAETAVAAVPGPLGTHRDGNCGGNGDGSDGGNCGRSGGGNGGGVLARVRAMAGARRGRLALALLLGSLALGSAVGLMATSGWLISRASQQPPVLYLMVAVTATRAFGIGRAVFRYAERLVSHDAVLRMLADTRVAVYRRLERLAPAGLRTTRRGDLLSRLVADVDALQDYWLRWLLPVGAAVVVSTGSVAFTAWLLPEAGAVLAAGLLAAGVGVPLVTGAVARRAERRLAPARGTLAARTADLLTGTAELTVAGALPSRIAGVRVADSVLTRIASRTATATALGDGLTALVSGLTVTAAALVGARAVADGRLAGVIMAVVVLTPLAAFEAVLGLPAAVRYRQRVRRSAERVFEVLDSPEPVREPARPVETPASPFPLVVQGLAARHAGQDRDALNGVDLTLTRGRRIAVVGVSGSGKTTLAQVLLRFLDPGAGSYTLAGVDARSLDGDDVRRFVGLCAQDAHLFDSSVRENLLLARKEASEAELRDALARARLLEWADGLPDGLDTLVGEHGARLSGGQRQRLALARALLADFPVLVLDEPAEHLDLPTADALTHDLLAATEGRTTLIVTHRLAGLEAVDEVVVLDGGRVVQRGRYAELTAVAGPLRRMTEREEAAELLAAAP
- the cydB gene encoding cytochrome d ubiquinol oxidase subunit II, with product MELHDVWFVLIAVLWTGYFFLEGFDFGVGILTRLLARDRPERRVLINTIGPVWDGNEVWLLTAGGATFAAFPEWYATLFSGFYLPLLLILVCLIVRGVAFEYRAKRPEENWQRNWETAIFWTSLLPAFLWGVAFGNIVGGVKIDRNFEYVGGFWDLLNPYALLGGLVTLTLFTFHGAVFTALKTVGDIRERARKLASKVGVVTAVLALVFLAWTQIDSGDAKSLVALVVAVAALTAALVANQAGREGWSFALSGVTIVAAVAMLFLSLFPNVMPSSLNEDWSLTVTNASSSPYTLKIMTWCAGVATPLVLLYQGWTYWVFRKRIGTQHLAEPVH